Proteins encoded within one genomic window of Misgurnus anguillicaudatus chromosome 18, ASM2758022v2, whole genome shotgun sequence:
- the hsf2 gene encoding heat shock factor protein 2: protein MKHNSNVPAFLTKLWTLVEDSDTNEFICWSQEGNSFLVLNEQRFAKEILPKFFKHNNMASFVRQLNMYGFRKVMHIDTGIVKQERDGPIEFQHPYFKHGQDDLLENIKRKVSNARPEESKIKQDDLSKILTSVQSVHEQQENMDARLATLKRENEALWTELSDLRQKHVQQQQVIKELVQFIFTLVQNNRMLNLKRKRPLALNSNGKKAKFIQQIFEETIDNSKSAVNGLNGIKNGSDISDEVIICDVTDEDLEVSDSTSVAVDQGDAEIVEVGFESSPPTRDDSINGTVTNSTVQQEAQATKSVSDVSPSNSALQLNKPSGLSLEDPFKLMDSILSENGAISQNINLLGKLELMDYLDSIDCSLEDFQSMLYGKHFSIDPDIEEETAMKSNHDIDKDRNGKSDSNNADKQLIQYTTCPLLALLDGSTPLSPPTAENLSQSALGSSLDESADLLEKALETEAPRNSLIRLEPLTEAEANEATLFYMCELNSDLPNSDIAQLDI from the exons ATGAAACACAACTCCAACGTTCCGGCTTTTCTCACGAAGCTTTGGACCCTCGTCGAGGATTCGGATACGAATGAATTCATTTGCTGGAGTCAG gaAGGGAATAGTTTTCTTGTGTTGAATGAACAAAGGTTTGCTAAAGAGATCCTCCCAAAGTTTTTCAAGCATAACAACATGGCCAGCTTTGTTCGACAGCTCAACATGT ATGGTTTTCGCAAAGTGATGCACATCGACACTGGCATAGTGAAGCAGGAGCGAGATGGACCGATTGAATTCCAACATCCATACTTCAAACATGGACAAGATGACCTGCTAGAAAATATCAAGCGAAAG GTATCAAATGCACGGCCCGAGGAGAGCAAAATAAAACAAGATGACCTCTCTAAAATTCTTACCAGTGTACAGAGTGTCCATGAGCAGCAAGAGAACATGGATGCTAGACTTGCCACCCTGAAAAG AGAGAATGAAGCTTTGTGGACGGAGCTTTCAGACCTCAGACAGAAACACGTGCAACAGCAACAAGTCATAAAGGAG CTGGTGCAGTTCATCTTTACATTGGTTCAGAACAATCGCATGTTAAACTTGAAACGCAAGAG ACCGCTTGCACTGAACAGCAATGGAAAGAAGGCGAAATTCATCCAGCagatttttgaagaaaccatcGACAACAGCAAA TCCGCAGTAAATGGCCTTAACGGGATAAAGAACGGCTCTGACATTTCCGATGAAGTCATCATCTGTGATGTCACCGACGAAGATCTGGAAGTTTCAGATAGCACATCCGTAGCAGTTGATCAAGG GGATGCTGAAATCGTGGAAGTCGGATTCGAAAGCAGCCCCCCCACAAGAGACGACAGCATAAATGGCACTGTAACAAATTCAACTGTTCAACAAGAAGCACAAGCAACCAAAAGCGTCTCTGATGTTTCACCAAGCAACAGTGCCCTGCAATTAAACAAACCCTCAGGTCTAAGTTTAGAGGATCCTTTCAAGCTGATGGACTCCATTCTCAGTGAAAATGGTGCTATTTCACAAAACATCAACCTTCTTGGCAA GTTGGAGCTGATGGACTATCTGGATAGCATTGACTGCAGTCTGGAGGACTTTCAGTCCATGCTGTATGGGAAACATTTCAGCATTGACCCAGATATTGAAGAG GAAACTGCCATGAAATCAAATCATGACATCGACAAAGACCGAAATGGAAAATCTGATTCTAATAATGCAG ATAAGCAGTTGATTCAGTACACCACCTGCCCTCTGCTGGCCTTGCTGGATGGAAGCACCCCTCTATCCCCACCTACAGCCGAAAACTTAAGCCAGTCTGCACTGGGGTCGAGCCTAGACGAGTCTGCGGATCTGCTGGAGAAAGCCCTCGAGACCGAAGCCCCTCGCAACTCTCTGATCCGACTGGAGCCGCTTACAGAAGCAGAGGCGAACGAGGCCACCCTATTCTACATGTGTGAACTGAACTCAGACCTGCCCAACTCTGACATTGCACAGCTGGATATCTGA